One Anas platyrhynchos isolate ZD024472 breed Pekin duck chromosome 2, IASCAAS_PekinDuck_T2T, whole genome shotgun sequence DNA segment encodes these proteins:
- the KCTD1 gene encoding BTB/POZ domain-containing protein KCTD1 isoform X2, with protein MARMPGSGGGGGDWSGGGGGGGAGDKAGERPPGRVRGAPRPPRYCSAGEEEEEGEEEDEIREVQITGDEEEEEEEEEEEEEDGADGGLLLDEEEEEEEEEMGLEWDGEEEPEPLPPAPGRTERGCGGGGVGAAPGGAAGAAPGGVAGGGVAGGGGGGVGVAGAPSEDAELEAALLLQRPERARLSENTRLATRYAVRIFREYLSEKAQSPDFETMDKGALCRVLRSFYAEARSKSGQLYSKSSLISIRSSLNRYLNEPPYCRTLDLTKDPELRAANLTLAAVIRKLEEQGAGPVVQKQAITRADLRKLYTCSVFSTQSPFGLLNKVWFETCMYFCTRGRENQRELEEDSFGLAVDEDGRKFVYFKALGPYHKSRSSSWSKKRAESSDEENLPRMYETGTEFCPYASFVKYLSKRNPLCKAFFQRPRDHCSEGDITWYENKAIGKNLLGTRMQMLSKAAKLSKTYTNHCIGAVSIATLNSIAGIGTKLGGPPPPPHHHHPPPHHHHHHHHHLLHHPAGGGCYTPAALNGGPRPRPPAANPYVLPKDGDAAPVKAEAAAVAPAKRALYEAVFPAGAAAGGDACGPSASPKRLCRRPAEPLDAAAPAVVVVSVKHDPLPHLLPEANGHRSTTSPTVVSPALVSPTQADNFNESYKRRERLPASPGNARDHFRAEQTLLITVCVHQDSQKPCCFSKFSLYHFLALSSRWSQSIWQVFSRSSFSERWHPCVDSSALGGEVGGREEESPMTAEGS; from the exons ATGGCGAGAATGCctggcagcggcggcggcggcggcgactggagcggcggaggcggcggaggGGGCGCTGGGGACAAGGCGGGGGAGCGGCCGCCGGGCCGTGTccgcggcgccccccggccgccccgctACTGCAGCGccggcgaggaggaggaggagggcgaggaggaggatgagatCCGGGAGGTGCAGATAACgggggacgaggaggaggaggaggaggaggaggaggaggaggaggaggacggagCCGatggggggctgctgctggacgaggaggaggaggaggaggaagaggagatggGTCTGGAGTGGGACGGCGAGGAGGAGCCCgagccgctgccccccgccccgggCCGGACCGAGCGCggctgcggcggcggcggcgtcggggcggccccggggggagcCGCGGGCGCTGCCCCGGGGGGCGTCGCGGGCGGCGGCGtcgcgggcggcggcggcggcggcgtcgGGGTCGCGGGGGCGCCGTCGGAGGACGCGGAGCTGGAGgcggccctgctgctgcagcggcCCGAGCGGGCGCGGCTGAGCGAGAACACGCGGCTGGCCACCCGCTACGCCGTGCGCATCTTCCGCGAGTACCTGAGCGAGAAGGCGCAGAGCCCCGACTTCGAGACCATGGACAAAGGGGCGCTGTGCCGGGTGCTGCGCTCCTTCTACGCCGAGGCGCGCTCCAAGAGCGGGCAGCTCTACTCCAAGTCGTCGCTCATCAGCATCCGCAGCTCCCTCAACCGCTACCTCAACGAGCCGCCCTACTGCCGCACCCTCGACCTCACCAAGGACCCCGAGCTGCGCGCAGCCAACCTGACGCTGGCGGCCGTCATCCGcaagctggaggagcagggcgCCGGGCCGGTGGTGCAGAAGCAGGCCATCACCCGCGCCGACCTGCGCAAGCTCTACACCTGCAGCGTCTTCAGCACGCAGAGCCCCTTCGGGCTCCTCAACAAGGTCTGGTTCGAGACCTGCATGTACTTCTGCACGCGGGGCCGGGAGAACCAgcgggagctggaggaggactCCTTCGGGCTGGCGGTGGACGAGGACGGCCGCAAGTTCGTCTACTTCAAGGCTCTGGGGCCCTACCACAAGTCGCGCTCGTCCTCCTGGAGCAAGAAGCGGGCGGAGAGCAGCGACGAGGAGAACCTGCCCCGCATGTACGAGACCGGCACCGAGTTCTGCCCCTACGCCAGCTTCGTCAAGTACCTCTCCAAGCGCAAccccctctgcaaggccttctTCCAGCGCCCGCGGGACCACTGCAGCGAGGGCGACATCACCTGGTACGAGAACAAGGCCATCGGCAAGAACCTGCTGGGCACCCGCATGCAGATGCTCTCCAAGGCGGCCAAGCTCTCCAAGACCTACACCAACCACTGCATCGGCGCCGTCTCCATCGCCACCCTCAACAGCATCGCCGGCATTGGCACCAAGCTGGGGgggccgccgccaccgccgcaccaccaccacccccctccccaccaccaccaccaccaccaccaccacctcctccaccaccccgCCGGCGGGGGCTGCTACACCCCCGCCGCCCTCAACGGCGGGCCGCGGCCCCGGCCGCCCGCCGCCAACCCCTACGTGCTGCCCAAAGACGGCGACGCCGCGCCGGTGAAGGCGGAAGCGGCCGCGGTGGCCCCGGCCAAGCGTGCCCTCTACGAGGCAGTGTTCCCGGCGGGGGCCGCGGCCGGCGGCGACGCTTGCGGGCCCTCGGCCTCCCCCAAAAGACTCTGCCGCCGCCCCGCCGAGCCCCTGGACGCCGCCGCGCCCGCCGTGGTGGTGGTCTCAGTGAAACACGACCCCCTGCCTCACCTCCTCCCCGAAGCCAATGGGCACAGAAGCACCACCTCACCCACAGTAGTTTCACCTGCTCTTGTTTCCCCCACACAG GCTGATAATTTCAATGAGAGTTACAAGAGGAGAGAGAGACTTCCAGCCAGCCCTGGAAATGCACGGGATCATTTCAGAGCCGAGCAAACTCTCCTCATTACAGTCTGCGTTCACCAAGACTCCCAAAAACCCTGTTGCTTCAGTAAGTTCAGTCTTTACCATTTCCTTGCACTGTCCTCTCGGTGGTCTCAGTCCATCTGGCAGGTTTTCAGCAGATCCTCGTTTTCTGAGCGGTGGCATCCTTGTGTTGATAGCTCAGCGTTGGGAGGGGAAGTGggcgggagggaggaggagagcccCATGACAGCAGAGGGCTCCTGA